The Dasypus novemcinctus isolate mDasNov1 chromosome 20, mDasNov1.1.hap2, whole genome shotgun sequence genome includes a region encoding these proteins:
- the LOC101436240 gene encoding NKG2-A/NKG2-B type II integral membrane protein-like isoform X2, which produces MDNERITYAELNLAKNPKRKQIKPKGTNCSTANLEQEIIYVELNLQSASQGNDENSHCKDFASPRGRFIAGILGILCVVLMASVITTVVIIITPSSHCWHCPKEWFTYSNNCYYISPDLKTWKESLTACVSKKSHLFFMDTEEEMNVLSSLSVEPWVGLSRKTTSHPWQWSDESTISCI; this is translated from the exons ATGGATAACGAAAGAATAACCTACGCAGAACTGAATCTGGCCAAGAACCCGAAGAGGAAGCAAATCAAACCTAAGGGCACTAATTGCTCCACTGCAAACCTTGAGCAGGAAATAATCTATGTGGAACTAAACCTTCAAAGTGCCTCTCAAGGGAATGACGAGAATTCACACTGCAAAG ATTTCGCATCACCTCGGGGAAGATTCATTGCAGGGATCCTGGGAATATTGTGCGTTGTGTTGATGGCCTCTGTAATAACCACGGTAGTCATAATTATTACTCCAT cctctcatTGTTGGCATTGTCCAAAGGAATGGTTTACATATTCCAACAACTGTTATTACATTAGTCCTGACCTCAAAACATGGAAAGAGAGCTTGACGGCCTGTGTTTCTAagaaatctcatttattttttatggatactgaagaagaaatg AATGTGCTGAGTTCCCTGTCAGTAGAACCATGGGTTGGACTTTCTCGTAAAACCACGTCTCATCCTTGGCAATGG AGTGATGAATCCACCATATCCTGCATATAA
- the LOC101436240 gene encoding NKG2-A/NKG2-B type II integral membrane protein-like isoform X1, translating into MDNERITYAELNLAKNPKRKQIKPKGTNCSTANLEQEIIYVELNLQSASQGNDENSHCKDFASPRGRFIAGILGILCVVLMASVITTVVIIITPSSKIQEQKNYSQMNRSQKASHCWHCPKEWFTYSNNCYYISPDLKTWKESLTACVSKKSHLFFMDTEEEMNVLSSLSVEPWVGLSRKTTSHPWQWSDESTISCI; encoded by the exons ATGGATAACGAAAGAATAACCTACGCAGAACTGAATCTGGCCAAGAACCCGAAGAGGAAGCAAATCAAACCTAAGGGCACTAATTGCTCCACTGCAAACCTTGAGCAGGAAATAATCTATGTGGAACTAAACCTTCAAAGTGCCTCTCAAGGGAATGACGAGAATTCACACTGCAAAG ATTTCGCATCACCTCGGGGAAGATTCATTGCAGGGATCCTGGGAATATTGTGCGTTGTGTTGATGGCCTCTGTAATAACCACGGTAGTCATAATTATTACTCCAT CTTCCAAAATACAGGAACAGAAAAATTATTCCCAGATGAACAGATCCCAGAAAG cctctcatTGTTGGCATTGTCCAAAGGAATGGTTTACATATTCCAACAACTGTTATTACATTAGTCCTGACCTCAAAACATGGAAAGAGAGCTTGACGGCCTGTGTTTCTAagaaatctcatttattttttatggatactgaagaagaaatg AATGTGCTGAGTTCCCTGTCAGTAGAACCATGGGTTGGACTTTCTCGTAAAACCACGTCTCATCCTTGGCAATGG AGTGATGAATCCACCATATCCTGCATATAA